CAATCACGATCGGTGCAGACAATTCACCGCTACGAACCATTTCGTTAAATGCCAAACCAAGTTTTGCACGTAAGCCCAAACCTACCCAGCAAATACGCGCTGGTAAGCCTTGGAAGCTAATACGTTCACGAGCCATGTCTAACCAATGATGTAAATGCTCATCATCAGGAATTAACTCTTTAACTTTGGCATCTGTTTTATAAATATCTTCCGGATCACCAGAAAGCGCTGCCCAACGGAATGGACCAATACCGCGACAGAACAATGGACGGATGTATGCAGGTACGAAGCCCGGGAAATCAAAAGCGTTTGCTACGCCTTCTTCTTTCGCCATTTGACGGATGTTATTGCCATAGTCAAATGTTGGAACACCCATTTTTTGGAAATCAAGCATGGCTTGTACGTGTTTTGCCATCGACTGTTTCGCAGCTTTTACAACAGCTTCCGGTTCTTTTTTCGCGCGTTCACGGTATTCATCCCAAGTCCAGCCTACTGGTAAGTAGCCATTAAGTGGATCGTGTGCACTTGTTTGGTCAGTCACCATGTCTGGACGTACACCACGGCGTACAAGCTCAGGTAAAATTTCAGCAGCATTACCATGAAGTGCAATTGAAATTGCTTTACCTTCTTTTGTATAGCGATCAATACGTGCTAAAGCGTCGTCTAAATCAGTCGCTTGTTCATCTACATAACGAGTACGTAAACGGAAATCGATACTTGCTTGTTGGCATTCGATGTTTAAAGAACATGCACCTGCAAGTGTTGCAGCTAAAGGCTGAGCACCACCCATACCGCCTAAACCAGCAGTAAGAACCCAACGACCTTTTAAATCACCATTGTAATGTTGGCGACCTGCCTCAACGAAAGTTTCATAAGTACCTTGTACAATACCTTGGCTACCAATGTAGATCCACGAACCCGCTGTCATTTGACCGTACATTGCCAAAGCTTTAGCGTCTAATTCGTTAAAGTGTTCCCAGTTCGCCCAGTGCGGTACAAGGTTTGAGTTTGCAATTAAAACGCGTG
The window above is part of the Acinetobacter baumannii genome. Proteins encoded here:
- the hutU gene encoding urocanate hydratase translates to MTTTTTKFRDVEIRAPRGTELTAKSWLTEAPLRMLMNNLDPDVAENPKELVVYGGIGRAARNWECFDKIVDTLKNLETDETLLVQSGKPVGVFKTHKDAPRVLIANSNLVPHWANWEHFNELDAKALAMYGQMTAGSWIYIGSQGIVQGTYETFVEAGRQHYNGDLKGRWVLTAGLGGMGGAQPLAATLAGACSLNIECQQASIDFRLRTRYVDEQATDLDDALARIDRYTKEGKAISIALHGNAAEILPELVRRGVRPDMVTDQTSAHDPLNGYLPVGWTWDEYRERAKKEPEAVVKAAKQSMAKHVQAMLDFQKMGVPTFDYGNNIRQMAKEEGVANAFDFPGFVPAYIRPLFCRGIGPFRWAALSGDPEDIYKTDAKVKELIPDDEHLHHWLDMARERISFQGLPARICWVGLGLRAKLGLAFNEMVRSGELSAPIVIGRDHLDSGSVASPNRETEAMQDGSDAVSDWPLLNALLNTAGGATWVSLHHGGGVGMGFSQHSGVVIVCDGTDEAAARIARVLTNDPATGVMRHADAGYEIAINCAKEQGLHLPMITQ